The Candidatus Zixiibacteriota bacterium DNA window CCTGTGCAAGAGTGACCTGGCCAACCTTGTCACGATTCGGTTCCCCGGAAGCTTTTGGCACTTTTGCCGCCTTTTTCAGAAGAACTGCGGCGGGAGGTGTTTTCGTTATGAATGAAAAACTCTTATCGAAGTAAACCGTTATTACAACTGGTATTATCATTCCGGCCTGCTGCTGGGTGCGTGCATTGAATGCCTTGCAGAACTCCATAATATTGACGCCGTGCTGTCCCAGCGCAGGTCCGATCGGTGGAGCAGGATTAGCGTTCCCCGCCGGAATCTGCAATTTTATGTAACCTGAAATCTTCTTTGCCATAAACTAAATACTCCTACGAAACAGATTCCACCTGCAGGAAATCTAGCTCCACAGGTGTTGGACGGCCGAAAATCGAAACCATAACCTTAACCTTCTTGCGCTCCATATTGATCTCAGAAACAAAACCTGAAAAATCTGCAAACGGACCATCGATTACTTTAACCGAATCCCCGGTTCTGAACGGAAAATCGGTTACCTCTTCCACTCTGCCATGATCCATCTGACCCATCACGCGGTCTACTTCCTGCTGAGTGATAGGAACCGGTTTGCCGACCGTCCCTACAAAACTCGTTATGCCAGGTGTATTCCTCACAATATGTTCAGTCTGCTTATTCAAATCCATCTCTATAAGGATGTAACTCGGCAGGAATTTCTTCGTCGACGTAGATCTCTTACCCTGCCGCATCTCTGTAACTTCCTGAGTCGGAATCAGGATCTGCGTAATCTGCTCCTCCAGACCATATTGCGCAATCGCCGTATCGAGATGGCGCTTCGCTTT harbors:
- the rplK gene encoding 50S ribosomal protein L11, whose product is MAKKISGYIKLQIPAGNANPAPPIGPALGQHGVNIMEFCKAFNARTQQQAGMIIPVVITVYFDKSFSFITKTPPAAVLLKKAAKVPKASGEPNRDKVGQVTLAQVREIAELKMPDLNASSVETAMKMVAGTARSMGIEVTE
- the nusG gene encoding transcription termination/antitermination protein NusG; the protein is MADLKWYVVHTYSGHEQKAKRHLDTAIAQYGLEEQITQILIPTQEVTEMRQGKRSTSTKKFLPSYILIEMDLNKQTEHIVRNTPGITSFVGTVGKPVPITQQEVDRVMGQMDHGRVEEVTDFPFRTGDSVKVIDGPFADFSGFVSEINMERKKVKVMVSIFGRPTPVELDFLQVESVS